Proteins encoded by one window of Planktothrix tepida PCC 9214:
- a CDS encoding PAS domain-containing hybrid sensor histidine kinase/response regulator — translation MADHLLNAFQVILSLMVVNLIRNRQNFPFRGTFFLLGTFLVLNGLINIIDYQTISENFPLFLLGIKVFILGMATYDFVLLCKIFPLALKIPDFLELQDINRQLNNCLLERQNAKDKLQQEKDFLSALLDQLCEGIVVCDNSGKLILFNQASQNFHGLPETDINLENWAEYYSLYQSDGQTLMPVDEIPLFRALQGERVENAEMVIHPENKQPRIILANGQAFFNPQGKKLGAVVAMYDITAQKQAQIALEKEKSTLEKRVEERTSELQKTIEQLQIVVQEYNQIEMALRHSQTQLQLILENTPTVIYAKDNQGRFTLVNRKFETLFNCCSSHVLNQTNFDVFTPEAAQQLNVIEQQVLTEGKAIKLEEKIPCVHQYRTFLSIKFPLLGSDGNPDGLCSISTDITDRKRIEEKLRLFESAVNRANDAIVITEADPLTRPGPKIIYVNEAFTRLTGYSAEEMIGQSPRCLQGPETDRDQLAQIRASLKKLNPVQTELINYHKDGSKYWVEMSISPVTNSEKEITHFVSVQRDVTHKRLYANSLLTERKQMQQIITDAPFAVAMLDREFRYIAHSQQWLKDYHLSEESLIGLSHLNIFPNLPDYWLNIYHRAFAGEVLSCAEDKMNYPDGTEGYVRWAIHPWHINETEIGGIFIATYPIDELVKGRESALETVRLKSQFIANMSHEIRTPMNGVMGMAGLLMKSDLSPKQKDFVRAIRTSANHLLTIINDILDFSKLEANEMVLEELDFNLEECIETILDLLATQAEEKSLELAVLIEPDVCRHLCGDPSRLKQVLLNLIGNAIKFTLEGEVVLQVKEIPTSDDKIKLYFSVKDTGIGIPPDGQMRLFEAFSQVDASTTRQFGGTGLGLVICKQLVQLMGGEIGVESQPGQGSTFWFTVQFKPPVIREKSDLPKTLSHLKLLVVDPSATVCQSVRTFACSWGMHADEAYHPDQALVRLRSAARCRQPYDFAVFDQQLILSRGERFIEVIQNDPRLLTTKLILMTSMNQLAETEELLEWGFSSYVMKPLRASRLFDALLTALATEIACLLEERRSQPSPEESSLDATPQFNLKILLVEDHPINQQVILNQLSLLGCEADVADNGEQALKRLESTHYDVVFMDCQMPILDGYATTQELRRRERETPNKHTIVIALTAHALPVDRQKCLAVGMDDYISKPVEQEELEAVLRHWATQQQWVWREVTTPQPPKSQVAVVQPPEEQPLVSENNQTEDQSLIPFDLKRLQTISRGKLEFQQKLLQLFIDNAKIDLKMLREALLIEDYETLVTCAHRLKGSSGNVGMRNFPALASNLEQKARQKTLEGCRELVNTMEAQLTEAIAFIQTHLS, via the coding sequence TTGGCAGATCATTTGCTCAATGCCTTTCAAGTCATTCTTTCCCTTATGGTTGTCAATTTAATCAGGAATCGCCAAAATTTTCCTTTTCGAGGAACTTTTTTTTTGTTGGGAACATTCCTAGTTTTAAACGGACTTATTAATATTATTGATTATCAAACTATCAGTGAGAATTTCCCTCTATTTTTATTGGGAATTAAAGTTTTTATCTTGGGAATGGCAACCTATGATTTTGTTTTGTTGTGTAAAATTTTTCCCCTGGCTTTAAAAATTCCTGATTTTCTGGAATTACAAGATATTAATCGACAATTAAATAATTGCCTTTTAGAACGTCAAAATGCAAAAGATAAATTACAACAAGAAAAAGACTTTCTCAGTGCTTTACTAGATCAGTTATGTGAAGGAATTGTGGTTTGTGATAACTCTGGAAAACTGATTCTCTTTAACCAAGCCAGTCAGAATTTTCATGGACTTCCAGAAACCGATATAAATCTGGAAAATTGGGCAGAATATTATAGTTTATATCAATCCGATGGACAAACCTTAATGCCTGTGGATGAAATTCCTTTATTTCGAGCCTTACAAGGGGAAAGGGTTGAAAATGCCGAAATGGTCATTCATCCAGAAAACAAACAACCTCGAATTATTTTAGCGAATGGACAGGCTTTTTTTAATCCCCAAGGAAAAAAGTTAGGGGCTGTTGTTGCTATGTATGATATTACAGCGCAAAAGCAAGCTCAAATCGCCCTAGAAAAGGAAAAATCAACATTGGAAAAACGGGTCGAGGAACGCACAAGCGAGTTACAAAAGACCATTGAACAATTACAAATTGTCGTCCAGGAATATAACCAAATTGAAATGGCATTACGCCACAGTCAAACGCAGTTACAATTAATTTTAGAAAATACCCCAACCGTGATTTATGCCAAGGATAATCAAGGACGTTTTACCCTTGTTAATCGCAAATTCGAAACCTTATTTAACTGTTGCAGTAGTCACGTTTTAAACCAAACTAATTTTGATGTATTTACCCCGGAAGCAGCCCAACAGTTAAACGTCATTGAACAACAGGTTTTAACGGAAGGAAAAGCGATTAAATTAGAAGAAAAAATTCCCTGTGTCCATCAATATCGTACCTTTTTATCAATTAAATTTCCTTTATTAGGAAGCGATGGAAATCCCGATGGGTTATGTAGTATTTCCACCGATATTACCGACCGAAAACGAATTGAAGAAAAACTGAGGTTATTTGAATCGGCGGTTAATCGGGCTAATGATGCTATTGTGATCACAGAAGCCGATCCTTTGACCCGACCAGGGCCTAAAATTATTTATGTTAATGAAGCCTTCACCCGTTTAACCGGATATAGTGCCGAAGAAATGATTGGTCAGAGTCCACGCTGTTTACAAGGGCCTGAAACCGATCGCGATCAATTGGCTCAAATTCGGGCAAGTTTAAAGAAATTAAACCCGGTACAAACAGAACTGATTAACTATCATAAAGATGGGTCAAAATATTGGGTGGAAATGAGTATTTCTCCGGTGACTAATTCCGAGAAAGAAATTACCCATTTTGTTTCGGTACAACGGGATGTTACCCATAAACGTTTATATGCCAATTCCTTACTTACAGAACGCAAACAAATGCAGCAAATTATTACCGACGCACCCTTTGCTGTTGCTATGTTAGATCGGGAATTTAGGTATATTGCCCATAGCCAACAATGGTTAAAAGATTATCATTTATCAGAAGAATCTTTAATTGGCTTAAGCCATCTCAATATCTTTCCCAATTTACCAGACTATTGGTTAAATATTTATCATCGAGCCTTCGCCGGGGAAGTGCTATCTTGTGCAGAAGATAAAATGAACTATCCCGATGGAACAGAAGGATATGTACGTTGGGCGATTCATCCTTGGCATATTAATGAAACAGAAATTGGTGGGATTTTTATTGCCACTTACCCGATTGATGAGTTAGTTAAAGGCAGAGAATCTGCTTTAGAAACCGTTCGTCTGAAATCTCAATTTATTGCGAATATGAGTCATGAAATTCGCACGCCGATGAATGGGGTAATGGGGATGGCAGGATTGTTAATGAAAAGTGATCTAAGCCCAAAACAAAAGGATTTTGTCCGGGCAATTCGTACCAGTGCCAATCATCTGTTAACTATTATTAACGATATTTTGGATTTTTCTAAATTAGAAGCCAATGAAATGGTTTTAGAAGAATTAGATTTTAATTTAGAAGAGTGTATAGAAACGATCTTAGATTTATTAGCAACCCAAGCAGAAGAAAAAAGCTTAGAATTAGCGGTTTTAATTGAACCCGATGTCTGTCGTCACCTCTGCGGAGATCCCAGCCGATTAAAACAAGTGTTGCTCAATTTAATCGGAAATGCCATCAAATTTACCTTAGAAGGAGAAGTGGTTTTACAAGTTAAAGAAATTCCGACTTCTGATGATAAAATCAAATTGTACTTTAGCGTCAAAGACACCGGAATTGGCATTCCCCCAGACGGTCAGATGAGATTATTTGAAGCCTTTTCTCAAGTCGATGCCTCAACAACGCGACAGTTTGGAGGGACGGGTTTAGGTTTAGTGATTTGTAAACAATTGGTGCAATTAATGGGAGGTGAAATTGGAGTAGAAAGTCAACCCGGACAAGGCTCAACCTTCTGGTTTACCGTTCAATTTAAACCCCCAGTTATTCGAGAGAAATCGGATTTACCCAAAACCCTTTCCCATTTAAAATTATTAGTTGTAGACCCCAGTGCAACGGTGTGTCAATCGGTGCGAACGTTCGCCTGTTCCTGGGGAATGCACGCTGATGAAGCCTACCATCCTGATCAAGCATTAGTGCGGTTACGGTCGGCGGCACGATGTCGTCAACCCTATGATTTTGCTGTGTTTGATCAACAGTTAATTCTGAGTCGAGGAGAACGGTTTATAGAAGTGATTCAAAATGACCCTCGTTTGTTGACAACTAAGTTAATTTTAATGACTTCGATGAATCAATTGGCTGAGACGGAGGAATTATTAGAATGGGGTTTCTCTAGTTATGTGATGAAACCGTTGCGGGCTTCTCGGTTATTTGATGCCTTATTAACGGCGCTGGCTACGGAAATTGCTTGTCTGTTAGAAGAACGTCGATCTCAACCTTCCCCAGAGGAGTCATCTTTAGATGCAACACCCCAATTTAATCTCAAAATTTTATTAGTTGAAGATCATCCGATTAATCAACAAGTGATTTTGAATCAGTTAAGTTTGTTAGGGTGTGAAGCTGATGTTGCAGATAATGGCGAACAAGCTTTAAAACGCTTAGAATCGACTCATTATGATGTTGTCTTTATGGACTGTCAAATGCCAATCTTAGATGGCTATGCCACAACTCAAGAACTCCGACGCCGAGAACGAGAAACACCGAACAAACATACGATTGTGATTGCGTTAACGGCCCATGCCTTACCCGTTGACCGCCAGAAATGTTTAGCGGTGGGTATGGATGACTATATTAGCAAACCCGTTGAACAGGAGGAATTAGAGGCGGTATTGCGCCATTGGGCCACTCAACAGCAATGGGTTTGGCGGGAAGTGACAACACCCCAACCCCCAAAATCTCAAGTAGCTGTGGTTCAACCCCCTGAAGAGCAACCCTTGGTATCCGAGAATAATCAAACTGAAGATCAAAGTTTAATTCCTTTTGATTTAAAACGATTACAAACTATTTCACGGGGTAAACTTGAGTTTCAACAAAAACTTTTACAACTGTTTATTGATAATGCCAAAATTGATTTAAAAATGCTTCGAGAAGCCCTCCTCATCGAAGATTATGAAACCTTGGTCACTTGTGCCCATCGTTTAAAAGGTTCGAGTGGAAATGTAGGAATGCGAAATTTTCCGGCTTTAGCTTCTAATTTAGAACAAAAAGCCCGTCAAAAGACCTTAGAAGGTTGCCGTGAATTAGTTAATACAATGGAAGCCCAATTAACAGAGGCGATCGCCTTTATCCAAACCCATCTTTCCTAA
- a CDS encoding sensor histidine kinase produces the protein MAQILVADDDITTQLILQHALEEQGHQVYTAEDGEMALGLAQKYHPNLVICDWMMPKVDGLEVCKTLKADPDLSSAFFILLTAKENSIDRITGLDSGADDFISKPIEIDEILARVRSGLRIQNLNQALLKTNQQLSQALSNLQQAQVQLVQHEKMLSLVQFVAGIAHEINNPVTFIRGNLDYVAEYTHNLLEVVHLYQKVYPQPQPEIKTKLKEMEVEYIMDDLPQVLKSMEQGTERISNIIQSLRNFSRLDESEKKLANIHEGIDNTLLILQSRLNQNSKHPIQVIKLYGKIPPIICYPSHLNQVFMNLLNNAIDAIALHQKQHPILEPKIWIKTETCVSSNPHQSLTQAIRIRIHDNGIGIPKEIRPQIVDPFFTTKPVGSGTGLGLSIAYQIVVEKHGGTFKFHSEVGKGTEFIVEIPVLPS, from the coding sequence ATGGCACAGATTTTGGTCGCAGATGATGATATTACTACACAATTGATTCTGCAACACGCCCTAGAAGAACAAGGACATCAAGTGTATACGGCTGAGGATGGAGAAATGGCCCTGGGTTTAGCTCAGAAATACCATCCGAATTTAGTGATTTGTGATTGGATGATGCCTAAAGTTGATGGGTTAGAAGTGTGCAAAACGTTGAAAGCTGATCCGGATCTGAGTTCTGCATTTTTTATTTTATTGACGGCTAAAGAAAATAGTATTGATCGCATTACGGGGTTAGATTCAGGGGCTGATGATTTTATTTCTAAACCCATTGAAATTGACGAAATTTTAGCACGAGTTCGATCAGGATTAAGAATTCAAAATTTGAATCAAGCGTTGTTAAAAACCAATCAACAGTTAAGTCAAGCGTTATCGAATTTACAACAAGCTCAAGTTCAATTAGTTCAGCATGAAAAAATGTTGAGTTTAGTACAGTTTGTGGCGGGAATTGCCCATGAAATTAATAATCCGGTCACGTTTATTCGGGGAAATCTGGATTATGTAGCCGAATATACTCACAATTTGTTAGAGGTAGTTCATCTGTATCAAAAAGTTTATCCTCAACCTCAACCGGAAATTAAGACGAAATTGAAAGAGATGGAGGTTGAGTATATTATGGATGATTTACCTCAAGTTCTGAAGTCGATGGAACAGGGAACTGAACGAATTAGTAATATTATTCAATCTTTGAGAAACTTTTCCCGGTTGGATGAATCGGAGAAAAAATTAGCTAATATTCATGAAGGAATTGATAATACTTTATTAATTTTGCAAAGTCGTCTGAATCAAAACTCCAAGCATCCGATTCAAGTGATTAAATTATATGGAAAAATACCCCCGATTATTTGTTATCCAAGTCACTTAAATCAGGTGTTTATGAATTTATTAAATAATGCTATTGATGCGATCGCCCTACACCAAAAACAACATCCTATTCTGGAACCGAAAATTTGGATTAAAACTGAAACCTGTGTCTCTTCTAATCCTCATCAAAGTTTAACCCAGGCGATTAGAATTCGGATTCACGATAATGGAATCGGGATTCCCAAAGAAATTCGTCCCCAAATTGTTGATCCCTTTTTTACAACAAAACCCGTCGGTTCTGGAACCGGATTAGGTCTGAGTATTGCTTATCAAATTGTAGTTGAAAAACACGGAGGAACCTTTAAATTTCATTCGGAAGTAGGGAAAGGAACAGAGTTTATTGTGGAAATTCCGGTTCTTCCATCTTGA
- a CDS encoding NAD(P)H-dependent glycerol-3-phosphate dehydrogenase produces the protein MTQDSTSLSQPPVPHQPLTLAILGAGAWGSALAQLARYNGHTVNLWSRRFGNSLEESINAVDVLVSAISMRGVAVTAQQLQTLKLPEKIPIVTATKGLDPDSTRTPSQLWGNWFPQHPIVVLSGPNLSAEIEQGLPAATVVASENLEAAKIVQTVFASNRFRVYTSSDPMGTELGGTLKNVIAIAAGVCDGLQLGTNAKSALLTRALTEIIRIGTHLGGKTETFFGLSGLGDMLTTCNSALSRNYRVGYGLAEGKSLEQVLTELGSTAEGVNTTNVLIEIAHRERIPVPISWQVYQLLNHQITPQKAVEALMERDLKPEFYDR, from the coding sequence ATGACCCAAGATTCTACTTCCTTGTCTCAACCCCCAGTGCCTCATCAGCCCTTAACATTAGCCATTTTAGGTGCGGGGGCTTGGGGTTCAGCCTTAGCACAATTAGCGCGTTATAATGGCCATACAGTTAACCTTTGGTCACGCCGTTTTGGGAATTCCTTAGAAGAAAGTATTAACGCCGTTGATGTCTTAGTTTCTGCTATTTCCATGAGAGGAGTAGCCGTAACAGCCCAACAGCTTCAAACCTTAAAATTACCGGAAAAAATTCCCATTGTTACCGCTACAAAAGGCTTAGATCCTGATAGCACTCGGACTCCTTCTCAACTGTGGGGAAACTGGTTTCCTCAACATCCCATTGTTGTTTTATCGGGGCCGAATTTATCCGCAGAAATTGAACAAGGTTTACCCGCCGCCACGGTGGTAGCCAGTGAAAATTTAGAAGCCGCAAAGATTGTCCAAACGGTGTTTGCCTCTAATCGATTTCGGGTGTATACCAGTTCCGATCCCATGGGAACAGAATTAGGAGGAACCTTAAAAAATGTAATTGCGATCGCGGCGGGAGTTTGTGATGGATTACAATTAGGAACAAATGCTAAATCCGCCTTACTAACTCGTGCTTTAACCGAAATTATTAGAATTGGAACCCATTTAGGCGGAAAAACAGAAACGTTTTTTGGGTTATCCGGTTTAGGAGATATGTTAACCACTTGTAATAGTGCTTTAAGCCGTAATTATCGCGTAGGCTATGGATTAGCAGAAGGTAAATCTTTAGAACAAGTCTTAACTGAATTAGGAAGTACCGCAGAAGGAGTCAATACGACCAATGTTTTAATTGAAATTGCCCATCGAGAACGGATTCCAGTCCCGATTTCCTGGCAAGTTTATCAGCTTTTAAATCATCAAATAACTCCTCAAAAAGCGGTTGAAGCCTTAATGGAACGGGATTTAAAACCGGAATTTTATGATCGCTAA
- a CDS encoding HAD-IIB family hydrolase, with translation MIQNNTLVLATDLDGTFLGGSPEERQKFYDYLEENRHRLLLIFVTGRSLEFTLRLYDEKNIKMPRPDYLIGDVGTTVYEGKSLTPVAEVQNWIANLWGNASEFAHQLLTDEPGLTLQPIFAEYRVSYYYKPDENQERIVKKIHDAGFQCITSADKYLDILPPGVAKGSTLLKLMDMLKIHPQQVITSGDSLNDLPLFETGLKSIAVGNSELKLVEKIKSLKNVYYSEFPGVAGIWDGIQYYGKTF, from the coding sequence ATGATTCAGAATAACACTTTAGTTTTAGCAACGGATTTAGATGGTACATTTTTAGGTGGTTCTCCAGAGGAAAGACAAAAATTTTATGACTATTTAGAGGAAAACCGCCATCGCTTATTATTAATCTTTGTCACGGGTCGAAGTTTAGAATTCACCCTACGTTTATATGATGAAAAAAACATAAAGATGCCCCGACCCGATTATCTAATTGGAGATGTGGGAACAACGGTTTATGAAGGAAAAAGCTTAACTCCTGTAGCAGAAGTGCAAAATTGGATTGCGAATCTTTGGGGAAATGCCAGCGAATTTGCTCACCAACTTTTAACAGATGAACCTGGATTAACCTTACAACCGATTTTTGCCGAATATCGAGTTTCTTATTATTATAAACCTGATGAAAATCAAGAACGAATTGTTAAAAAAATTCACGATGCGGGATTTCAATGTATTACCTCTGCGGATAAATATTTAGATATTTTACCCCCCGGTGTTGCCAAAGGTTCAACCTTGCTTAAATTAATGGATATGTTAAAGATACATCCCCAACAAGTGATTACATCAGGAGATTCCTTGAACGATTTACCCTTATTTGAAACCGGACTGAAAAGTATTGCTGTGGGGAACTCAGAATTAAAATTAGTCGAAAAAATTAAAAGTTTAAAGAATGTTTATTACAGTGAATTTCCAGGAGTCGCTGGAATTTGGGATGGAATTCAATATTACGGAAAAACCTTCTAA
- a CDS encoding LysE family translocator, with protein sequence MDIRFLVKGLIIGFSIAAPVGPIGILCIRRSLSDGHWVGFFTGLGAASADAFYGFIAGFGLTIISNILVSQQIILKLIGGLFLCYLGLKTALAKPAQDAANPSGKVVSAYASTFFLTVTNPMTILSFVAIFAGLGLGSSNNYGDAGILVLGVFLGSALWWLILVSGVSLFRDKISSDTLHWVNRMSGILIFGFGLGALFSLVIGD encoded by the coding sequence ATGGATATTCGGTTTTTAGTTAAGGGTTTAATCATTGGTTTTTCCATTGCGGCTCCTGTGGGGCCCATTGGGATTTTATGTATTCGTCGTTCCTTATCTGATGGGCATTGGGTGGGATTTTTTACGGGGTTAGGTGCCGCTAGTGCAGATGCTTTCTATGGGTTTATTGCGGGATTTGGATTAACCATCATCTCTAATATTTTAGTCAGTCAACAAATAATTTTAAAATTAATAGGGGGCTTATTTTTATGTTATTTAGGCTTAAAAACAGCCTTGGCAAAACCAGCCCAAGATGCCGCAAATCCATCAGGAAAAGTGGTGAGTGCCTATGCTTCCACCTTTTTTCTAACGGTGACAAATCCTATGACAATTTTATCTTTTGTTGCTATTTTTGCCGGATTAGGATTGGGAAGCAGCAATAATTATGGAGATGCTGGGATCTTGGTTTTAGGAGTGTTTTTAGGGTCAGCATTGTGGTGGTTGATCTTAGTCAGTGGGGTCAGTTTATTCCGTGATAAAATCAGTTCGGATACCCTGCACTGGGTAAACCGGATGTCAGGAATTCTGATTTTTGGGTTCGGGTTAGGGGCATTATTCAGCTTAGTAATAGGGGATTAA
- a CDS encoding slr1659 superfamily regulator yields MTVQEIKGEDHIVQYDPESVMICFQGELSLGGPVEYEPIKKLLEQVMATEPPLMTLDLRNLSFLNSSGISLLSKFVMGLRKKPQIQLIILGSKEVAWQDKSLQNLKKFLPSLELKVE; encoded by the coding sequence ATGACAGTACAGGAAATTAAAGGTGAAGACCATATTGTTCAATATGATCCTGAATCTGTGATGATTTGTTTTCAAGGAGAATTGAGTTTAGGGGGGCCGGTGGAATATGAACCGATTAAAAAATTATTAGAACAAGTTATGGCAACGGAACCTCCATTGATGACCTTAGATTTAAGAAATTTATCGTTTTTAAATAGTTCTGGAATTAGTTTGTTATCAAAATTTGTCATGGGATTGCGGAAAAAACCTCAAATTCAATTAATTATTTTAGGCTCTAAAGAAGTGGCATGGCAAGATAAATCTTTGCAAAATCTAAAAAAGTTTTTACCCAGTTTAGAGTTGAAGGTTGAATAA
- a CDS encoding DUF6272 family protein produces the protein MAQIFGEFLHQFPPDHDSLELTFTPTSRPIKQRWRNNLLSAHFVADYFSTFLPLDADNPSREKRIKQGKGAVSYVANELLENAMKFNNEKVKSKIKFGIHFIEESQTVTAAIFATNSITTEGMEKFQSFIQELLTEDPNELYIRQVEQSVEDENNNASGLGLLTMINDYQAQLGWKFEQISEQPKIILVTTMAQVTV, from the coding sequence ATGGCGCAAATTTTTGGAGAGTTTTTACATCAATTTCCCCCTGATCATGATTCTTTGGAGTTGACATTCACGCCAACATCCCGACCGATTAAACAACGCTGGCGAAATAATCTTTTATCGGCTCATTTTGTAGCAGATTATTTTTCAACTTTTTTACCCTTAGATGCTGATAACCCCAGCCGAGAAAAACGGATTAAACAGGGGAAAGGAGCCGTTAGTTATGTGGCAAATGAATTGTTAGAAAATGCCATGAAATTTAATAATGAGAAGGTAAAATCTAAAATTAAATTTGGCATCCATTTTATTGAAGAAAGCCAAACGGTAACGGCTGCTATTTTTGCGACAAATTCAATTACCACAGAAGGAATGGAAAAGTTTCAATCCTTTATTCAAGAATTACTGACTGAAGATCCCAATGAGTTGTATATTCGTCAAGTTGAACAAAGTGTAGAGGATGAAAATAATAATGCTTCAGGTTTAGGCTTATTAACGATGATCAATGATTATCAAGCTCAACTGGGTTGGAAATTTGAACAGATTTCCGAACAACCAAAAATTATTTTAGTAACAACGATGGCTCAAGTAACCGTGTAA
- a CDS encoding SpoIIE family protein phosphatase — protein sequence MSNQFFNPWIYSSFKKISLRNLLIFPFVLQIFTAVGLVGWLSFENGQKSVNNLANKLQNEVSQRIIQQLNYYLTAPTQVNEVNFNLVQLGLLNFQDLDSIRRHFWKQMKVYPYLSYFNLGTVDGLFLGVGREDDGTLYLELMNPTDKGYYKRYALDDHGDPTTLLAHEKYPYQDDEWYSNAVAAGKPIWTEIYQWDDRPDVISIASSYPIYNQQNKLVGVIGIDLILTQISNFLKHLYISSSSKIFIVERNGLIVASSSSEKPYLNVDGSSQRLSAFQSRDPLIRASSQYLMQRFNNLTEINKKQALSFKLNGEKIFLWVTPWQDQFGLNWLIVITIPESDFMGEIDANTQKTILLCIIALAIATTMGILIARWITEPILRLNRASQRITTGDLDQTVKVTRIIELAELGKSFNQMANQIQDSFETLEQKVIERTAELADAHAKILALNQQLKADNSRMSGELDLLRQMQQLILPNPEELALIEGLDIAVYMEPAHEVGGDYYDILYTDGVVTIGIGDVTGHGLESGILMVMTQAAVRILKEVQESDPVQFLNILNRAIYRNVQRMNSDKNLTLAILNYQNGHLNISGQHEEILIVRQGGNVERIDTIDLGLPIGLDEDISEFINQIEVELKRGDFIVLYTDGITEARNMQKSQYSLERLCNVISENWHYQAEEIKEAVISDIKTFRGHQKQFDDITLLILKQR from the coding sequence ATGTCAAATCAATTTTTTAATCCCTGGATTTATTCTAGCTTTAAAAAGATTTCTCTGAGAAATCTTCTGATTTTTCCTTTTGTCTTGCAAATTTTTACCGCCGTTGGATTAGTGGGATGGTTATCCTTTGAAAATGGACAAAAATCTGTTAATAATTTAGCTAATAAACTTCAAAATGAGGTCAGTCAAAGGATTATTCAACAGTTAAATTATTATTTAACAGCACCGACTCAAGTTAATGAAGTTAATTTTAATTTAGTTCAGTTGGGTTTACTAAATTTTCAAGATTTAGACAGCATCCGTCGCCATTTTTGGAAGCAGATGAAAGTGTATCCTTATCTCAGTTATTTTAATTTGGGAACTGTGGATGGATTATTTTTAGGTGTGGGTCGCGAAGATGATGGCACACTCTATTTAGAATTAATGAACCCAACGGATAAAGGTTATTATAAACGTTATGCTTTAGATGATCATGGTGATCCCACAACGCTTCTAGCCCATGAAAAATATCCTTATCAAGATGATGAATGGTATAGTAATGCGGTGGCAGCAGGTAAACCGATTTGGACTGAAATTTATCAATGGGATGATCGCCCGGACGTGATTTCTATTGCTTCTAGTTATCCGATCTATAATCAACAAAATAAATTAGTGGGTGTAATTGGAATTGATTTAATTTTAACTCAAATTAGTAATTTTTTAAAGCATTTATATATTAGTTCCTCTAGTAAAATTTTTATTGTGGAACGGAATGGTTTGATTGTTGCTAGTTCCAGTTCTGAAAAACCCTATTTAAATGTTGATGGATCTTCTCAACGATTAAGTGCTTTTCAAAGTCGTGATCCGTTAATTCGTGCGTCGAGTCAATATCTCATGCAACGGTTTAATAATCTCACTGAAATTAATAAAAAACAAGCCTTAAGTTTTAAATTAAACGGTGAAAAAATTTTTCTATGGGTTACTCCTTGGCAAGATCAATTCGGTTTAAATTGGCTGATTGTGATTACCATTCCTGAGTCAGATTTTATGGGAGAAATTGATGCGAATACTCAGAAAACAATTTTATTATGTATCATTGCTTTAGCGATCGCAACAACAATGGGGATTTTAATTGCTCGTTGGATTACTGAACCCATTCTACGATTAAATCGAGCTTCTCAGAGAATCACAACCGGAGATTTAGATCAAACTGTTAAAGTTACTCGCATTATTGAACTCGCAGAATTGGGTAAATCTTTTAATCAAATGGCAAATCAAATCCAAGATTCTTTTGAAACTTTAGAACAAAAAGTGATAGAAAGAACGGCAGAATTAGCAGATGCTCATGCTAAAATTTTAGCATTAAATCAACAATTAAAAGCCGATAACTCTCGGATGAGTGGAGAGTTAGATTTGTTGCGACAAATGCAGCAATTGATTCTCCCCAACCCAGAAGAATTAGCTTTAATTGAAGGGCTAGACATTGCAGTATATATGGAACCTGCCCATGAAGTGGGAGGAGATTATTATGATATTTTATATACCGATGGCGTTGTCACGATTGGCATTGGAGATGTGACGGGTCATGGCTTAGAAAGCGGTATTTTAATGGTGATGACTCAAGCTGCTGTTCGGATTCTTAAGGAAGTTCAAGAATCTGATCCAGTTCAGTTTTTAAATATTTTGAATCGAGCCATTTATCGTAATGTTCAACGAATGAATTCTGATAAAAATCTGACCTTAGCGATTTTAAATTATCAGAATGGTCATTTAAATATTAGTGGTCAACATGAGGAAATCTTAATCGTTCGTCAAGGAGGGAACGTTGAGCGAATTGATACCATTGATTTAGGTTTACCCATAGGTTTAGATGAAGATATTTCGGAATTTATTAATCAAATCGAGGTGGAGTTAAAACGAGGAGATTTTATTGTGCTTTATACTGATGGAATTACAGAAGCTAGAAATATGCAAAAATCCCAATATAGCTTGGAAAGACTGTGTAACGTTATCAGTGAAAATTGGCATTATCAAGCTGAGGAAATTAAGGAAGCAGTGATTTCCGATATTAAGACATTCAGGGGACATCAAAAACAGTTTGATGATATTACCCTATTAATTTTAAAACAACGCTAG